TAGCCTTCGGCAGGCTCGGAGAATTGCGGAAACTTGCCGTTGCCCCAGTTATAGTTGCCGCCATCTACAATAACGCCGCCGATGCTGGTTCCATGGCCGCCAATCCATTTGGTCGCAGAAGCCACCACAACATTAGCTCCGTATTCAAGCGGGCGAAACAGATAGCCGCCTGCCCCAAACGTATTATCCACAATCAGGGGCAGGTCGTACTTGCGTGCCAGTGCTGCCACCTTTTCAAAATCGGGTACGCTGAAAGCACCGTTGCCAATTGTTTCTACATAAATAGCTTTTGAGTTGGCATCTATCTGTGCCTCCAAATCCTCGGCGCTGTCGCTGTCGGCAAATTTTACTGTAATGCCTAATCTTTTAAAAGCAACTTTGAATTGGTTGTAAGTTCCGCCATACAGATACGGACTGCTAACAAAATTATCGCCTGCCTGTAAAATATTATTCAGTGCAATAAACTGCGCTGCCTGCCCCGAACCGACTGCCAAAGCAGCTACACCGCCTTCCAAGGCAGCAATGCGCTTCTCAAAAACATCGGTTGTAGGGTTCATGATGCGGGTGTAAATGTTTCCAAACTCTTTGAGCGCGAACAAGTTAGCACCATGTTCGGAGTCTTTGAAAACATAGGAAGTAGTCTGATAAATAGGCACTGCCCGCGAACGCGTAGTCGGGTCAATGTCTTGTCCGGCATGAAGCTGGAGCGTCTCGAAATGAAGTGATTTTGACATGGTTTGTTAATTAATTAAAACGAAATGAAGAAATTATAAGAAAGATGTAAACGTAAAGCACTGCAACGGCAGCGCCTAAGCCCATAGGGGGGTAATCAGCTAAACAACAGGA
The Rhodoflexus caldus genome window above contains:
- a CDS encoding O-acetylhomoserine aminocarboxypropyltransferase/cysteine synthase family protein — its product is MSKSLHFETLQLHAGQDIDPTTRSRAVPIYQTTSYVFKDSEHGANLFALKEFGNIYTRIMNPTTDVFEKRIAALEGGVAALAVGSGQAAQFIALNNILQAGDNFVSSPYLYGGTYNQFKVAFKRLGITVKFADSDSAEDLEAQIDANSKAIYVETIGNGAFSVPDFEKVAALARKYDLPLIVDNTFGAGGYLFRPLEYGANVVVASATKWIGGHGTSIGGVIVDGGNYNWGNGKFPQFSEPAEGYHGLNFWEVFGSNSPFGNIAFIIRARVEGLRDFGPALSPFNSFLLLQGLETLSLRVERTVENALKIARWLEAHPEVASVNYPGLPSSPFHQIARKYLKKGFGGVLTFTLKGSRERAAEFVNNLQLISHLANVGDAKTLIIHPASTTHQQLSDKEQLAAGVQPTLLRLSVGIEHVDDIINDIEQALVKVTEPEGVLV